A portion of the Halobacillus ihumii genome contains these proteins:
- the hisH gene encoding imidazole glycerol phosphate synthase subunit HisH, translated as MIGIIDYGMGNLFSVSKALERLGVPYMIGDRPSKLENCHGYILPGVGAFPDAMKALHEHQFIDFIRRKVDEGVPLYGICLGMQLLFEESDEGGTTAGLGLFPGKIKRFTGRDHQGIPFKVPHMGWNQLKVHQPEHPILLEVEEEFVYFVHSYVVQTEDSSLLYATADYHMDVPAIVGRGPLVASQFHPEKSGRAGMQLLENFCKQMSKEHV; from the coding sequence ATGATTGGAATCATTGATTACGGAATGGGAAACTTATTCAGCGTTTCTAAGGCATTAGAAAGACTTGGTGTTCCTTATATGATCGGTGATCGCCCCAGCAAACTTGAGAACTGTCATGGTTATATATTGCCTGGGGTAGGGGCCTTTCCTGATGCCATGAAGGCCTTACATGAACATCAGTTCATTGACTTTATTCGAAGAAAAGTGGATGAAGGTGTACCTCTATATGGTATTTGCTTGGGGATGCAGCTTTTATTTGAAGAAAGCGATGAAGGCGGGACTACGGCCGGACTAGGTTTATTTCCCGGGAAAATTAAGCGATTCACCGGGCGAGATCATCAAGGAATTCCTTTTAAAGTTCCACACATGGGCTGGAATCAGTTAAAGGTTCATCAACCGGAACACCCCATTTTATTAGAAGTTGAAGAAGAGTTTGTTTATTTCGTTCATTCCTATGTTGTTCAAACAGAAGATTCGTCTCTTTTGTATGCTACGGCTGATTATCACATGGATGTGCCGGCTATTGTAGGGAGGGGGCCTCTCGTAGCTAGTCAGTTTCATCCGGAAAAGAGTGGTCGGGCCGGGATGCAATTATTAGAAAACTTCTGCAAGCAAATGAGTAAGGAGCATGTGTGA
- the hisB gene encoding imidazoleglycerol-phosphate dehydratase HisB, with amino-acid sequence MTRTASIMRTTRETDIQIDLNIDGEGQSDLQVQVPFMAHMLELFTKHGLFDLNATGKGDVEVDDHHLTEDLGICLGQALKQALGDKKGIKRYGSMTLPMDETLVTVAVDLSDRPHLEWKAELPKNRVGTFDTENVHEFFWKLAVEARMNLHIVLHHGHNTHHIIEAMFKALARALDEATQIDPRIQGVPSTKGSL; translated from the coding sequence ATGACTCGAACAGCATCAATTATGAGAACCACTCGAGAAACAGATATACAGATTGATTTAAATATAGATGGTGAAGGCCAATCTGACCTCCAGGTACAGGTCCCTTTTATGGCACATATGCTGGAGTTGTTCACAAAGCACGGGTTATTTGATTTAAACGCCACGGGTAAAGGTGATGTAGAAGTGGACGACCACCATTTAACGGAGGATCTTGGCATTTGCCTTGGGCAAGCTTTAAAACAGGCTCTGGGCGATAAAAAAGGAATTAAACGATACGGTTCTATGACACTTCCTATGGATGAAACTCTTGTTACGGTTGCGGTTGATCTAAGCGACCGTCCGCATCTTGAATGGAAAGCAGAATTACCTAAAAACCGTGTGGGGACATTTGACACAGAAAATGTGCATGAATTCTTTTGGAAGCTTGCTGTTGAAGCACGGATGAATCTGCATATCGTACTTCATCACGGCCATAATACCCATCATATTATCGAGGCCATGTTCAAGGCGTTAGCCAGAGCACTAGATGAAGCCACCCAGATCGACCCCCGTATTCAAGGAGTGCCGAGTACGAAAGGAAGTTTATAA
- the hisD gene encoding histidinol dehydrogenase has translation MRMMRRSDVSSLRRSVDQGTEEQRQAVQDIIQQVKQNGDQAVQTYTKQFDGADIENWRVTKTELSEAYTSMDQDYRTILEEAAANIRNFHEKQQTVSWFDAKDNGTILGQKVTSIDAAGIYVPGGTAAYPSSVLMNVIPAQVAGVDRVVMVTPPDKEGSIPAGVLAAAHMLGIDQVYKAGGAQAIAALAYGTETLAPVDKITGPGNVYVALAKREVFGDVDIDMIAGPSEIAILADHTAKAAELAADLLSQAEHDARSSSILVTTDETLAEEVRTEVYAQLRSLPRYQIAKSSVEDYGAIIVCDTKAEALDTVNEIAAEHLEIVTVDPFQDMAKVKHAGAIFLGPYSSEPVGDYYAGPNHVLPTNGTARFSSPLTVDDFVKKSSVISYSEQALQQHAEKIAQFARLEGLEAHARAIETRKERWK, from the coding sequence ATGAGAATGATGAGAAGGTCTGACGTATCCTCCCTGAGACGAAGTGTCGATCAGGGCACAGAGGAGCAGAGACAAGCGGTTCAGGACATTATCCAACAGGTGAAGCAGAACGGAGATCAAGCTGTTCAAACCTATACGAAACAATTTGATGGGGCGGACATTGAGAACTGGCGTGTCACGAAGACAGAATTGTCTGAAGCCTATACATCAATGGATCAGGATTATAGAACGATCTTAGAAGAAGCGGCAGCGAACATTAGGAACTTTCATGAAAAGCAACAAACTGTTTCTTGGTTTGATGCGAAGGATAATGGGACAATTCTTGGACAAAAAGTGACGTCCATCGATGCAGCGGGAATTTACGTGCCTGGTGGAACGGCTGCTTACCCTTCTTCGGTCCTGATGAACGTAATCCCTGCTCAGGTAGCTGGAGTTGACCGGGTCGTGATGGTAACCCCGCCAGACAAGGAGGGGAGTATTCCAGCTGGAGTACTCGCAGCAGCCCATATGCTAGGAATTGACCAGGTTTATAAAGCAGGAGGAGCGCAGGCCATTGCAGCTTTAGCTTACGGTACAGAAACACTAGCTCCCGTAGACAAAATTACCGGTCCTGGGAATGTATATGTAGCCTTAGCTAAACGAGAAGTATTCGGAGATGTGGATATCGACATGATCGCAGGACCAAGTGAAATTGCGATCTTGGCGGATCATACTGCAAAAGCTGCTGAATTAGCAGCTGATTTGCTGTCGCAAGCTGAACACGATGCAAGGTCTTCCAGTATTCTTGTTACAACAGATGAGACTTTGGCAGAAGAAGTGCGCACCGAAGTTTATGCACAGCTTCGTTCTTTGCCAAGGTATCAGATCGCCAAATCAAGTGTTGAGGACTATGGTGCCATTATTGTTTGTGACACAAAAGCGGAGGCGTTGGATACCGTAAACGAAATCGCTGCGGAACACTTAGAAATCGTGACGGTGGATCCTTTTCAAGACATGGCAAAGGTGAAGCATGCGGGAGCTATTTTTCTGGGACCTTATAGCAGTGAGCCCGTCGGTGATTATTACGCAGGACCGAACCACGTGCTTCCGACGAACGGCACAGCACGGTTCTCAAGTCCGCTCACAGTAGATGATTTTGTTAAAAAGTCGAGTGTAATTTCATATAGTGAACAAGCATTACAGCAACATGCAGAAAAGATTGCCCAATTTGCCAGGTTAGAAGGATTAGAAGCTCATGCTAGAGCGATTGAAACACGCAAGGAGCGATGGAAATGA
- the hisG gene encoding ATP phosphoribosyltransferase, with product MNNALTIAMPKGRIYEEAAELMRQAGYHVSSDAEDSRKLILEFPEQNIKIMMAKPMDVVTYVEYGAADIGIAGKDVLLEQDRDVYEVLDLQISPCYVAVAGLPDQPLGRIAPKIATKYPKVASDYFREQGEQIEIIPLNGSIELAPLIGLADRIVDIVSSGRTLKENGLIQYEKIADITSRLIVNPVSYRVKSSEIDEMVRELSAVVEVERS from the coding sequence ATGAATAACGCCTTAACGATCGCCATGCCAAAAGGAAGAATTTATGAGGAAGCAGCAGAGCTAATGAGGCAGGCAGGCTATCATGTGTCCTCAGATGCTGAAGATTCCAGAAAGCTGATTCTAGAGTTTCCAGAACAAAACATTAAAATTATGATGGCGAAACCGATGGATGTGGTGACATACGTCGAATATGGAGCTGCGGATATCGGCATAGCAGGTAAGGATGTTCTGTTAGAGCAGGATCGTGATGTATATGAAGTTCTGGATTTACAAATCAGTCCCTGTTATGTAGCTGTCGCTGGCCTTCCTGATCAGCCGCTTGGACGGATTGCACCTAAAATTGCAACAAAGTATCCAAAAGTGGCGTCTGACTACTTCAGGGAACAGGGAGAGCAGATTGAGATTATTCCACTGAATGGGTCCATTGAGCTTGCCCCGCTTATTGGTCTGGCTGACCGGATCGTGGATATCGTTTCTTCAGGGCGCACATTAAAGGAGAATGGATTAATACAATATGAAAAGATTGCTGATATTACTTCCAGACTAATCGTGAACCCAGTGAGTTACAGGGTGAAAAGCAGTGAAATTGATGAAATGGTGCGGGAGTTAAGTGCCGTCGTGGAGGTGGAACGTTCATGA
- a CDS encoding ATP phosphoribosyltransferase regulatory subunit yields MAKRLMFEKPLGMRDTLPFFYNQKTKAREKLTSAILSYGYSLMDTPLLEYHETVGKMSATPEQQLFKLLDQQGHTLVLRPDMTAPIARVAASQLKDTEFPLRLAYEGPVFRAQQTEGGKPAQFEQVGTELIGDHSSYGDAEVIALLVDSLKQSGLDEFVITIGHIGFVKSFFRDLLGEESEVTDLLLQHLYRKNYVGFREDVKMSQLPEETKQALLSILKMRGGEEVFTASKALARNQSCMQAVNELKQLYKILKQYGVDQYVHVDLNLISHMNYYTGILFEGYAPKLGALLCNGGRYDTLLPSFQLNASATGFAIHLERLLEALEVQEQEDDSRVGVIVDDDTHAEGLQKARALRREGLYVLLQHVDQIPDLEKFKEQLHESVDFTEKGGGLNE; encoded by the coding sequence ATGGCTAAAAGGCTTATGTTTGAAAAACCACTAGGAATGCGCGACACGCTTCCTTTTTTTTATAATCAAAAAACGAAGGCCAGGGAAAAGCTTACTTCCGCAATTCTTTCTTATGGCTATTCGCTGATGGATACTCCGCTGCTTGAGTATCATGAAACGGTGGGCAAAATGAGTGCAACACCTGAGCAGCAATTGTTTAAATTATTGGACCAGCAGGGTCATACGCTCGTTCTGCGCCCGGATATGACGGCACCAATTGCTCGAGTAGCGGCCTCACAGCTTAAAGATACCGAGTTTCCGTTAAGGCTTGCTTACGAAGGGCCAGTCTTTCGAGCTCAACAAACGGAAGGAGGCAAACCGGCCCAGTTTGAACAAGTGGGTACGGAGTTGATCGGTGATCATTCCTCTTATGGGGATGCAGAAGTAATTGCTCTATTAGTGGATTCATTGAAACAGTCGGGCTTAGATGAATTTGTTATTACAATTGGACATATTGGTTTTGTAAAGTCTTTCTTCCGGGATTTGCTTGGGGAAGAGTCCGAAGTAACAGACCTTCTCCTTCAACATTTATATCGAAAAAACTATGTAGGTTTTCGCGAAGACGTTAAGATGAGCCAGCTTCCGGAAGAAACAAAGCAGGCTTTGCTTTCCATTTTGAAAATGCGCGGCGGTGAGGAAGTGTTTACAGCCAGTAAAGCATTGGCTCGAAATCAATCGTGCATGCAGGCCGTAAATGAATTAAAGCAGCTGTATAAAATTTTGAAGCAGTATGGTGTTGACCAGTACGTCCATGTGGATCTTAATTTAATCAGTCATATGAACTATTATACAGGGATATTGTTCGAAGGTTATGCCCCCAAGCTAGGAGCATTGCTTTGTAATGGAGGGCGCTATGATACCTTGCTGCCATCCTTTCAACTCAACGCTTCGGCCACAGGCTTTGCCATACACTTAGAAAGACTGCTTGAAGCGCTGGAAGTCCAAGAACAAGAGGATGACAGTAGAGTGGGAGTGATCGTCGATGATGATACACATGCGGAAGGTTTACAAAAAGCCCGTGCACTACGACGGGAAGGGTTATATGTGCTCTTGCAGCATGTTGATCAGATTCCGGATTTAGAAAAATTCAAAGAGCAGCTCCATGAAAGTGTAGATTTTACTGAAAAAGGAGGCGGTCTTAATGAATAA
- a CDS encoding glycerol-3-phosphate dehydrogenase/oxidase produces MDKFTNYHRKNQFEQLNREQWDLLVIGGGITGAGIALDAASRGMKTAVVEMQDFAAGTSSRSTKLVHGGLRYLKQFEVKMVAEVGKEREIVYENGPHVTTPEWMMLPFHEGGNFGPFTTNIGLRVYDYLAGVKKSERRTMLTPEETIEREPLVKRDRLKGAGFYVEYKTDDARLTLEVMKKAVEYGALSTNYTKVIDFLYSDAGSVEGVIVEDTISGETYQVEAKKIVNAGGPWVDELRGLDGSKKGKTLQLTKGAHLVFDQSTFPLKQAVYFDTPDGRMIFAIPRDGKTYVGTTDTEYDGEISHPKLTTADRDYILEAIHYMFPTVGVTADDVESSWVGVRPLIHEEGKDPSEISRKDEIFVSDSGLISMAGGKLTGYRKMAQSAVDLVRDKLMEEYGIRYSDSESIHLPLSGGEVNGSKGFKQFKEERIKIGESMGLSKEAANKLVSLYGANVDTVFHLYKERKADAEHAQIDPVAFAQLVVALEYEMIYKPVDFFIRRTGALFFDIKWVKQHQHAVIDYMASELEWTAKQKQTYTDELNQLLEEAVQPVEIG; encoded by the coding sequence ATGGATAAATTCACCAATTATCATCGAAAGAATCAATTTGAACAGCTCAATCGTGAGCAATGGGATCTGCTTGTAATCGGCGGGGGGATAACCGGGGCCGGAATTGCATTAGATGCAGCCAGCCGCGGAATGAAAACGGCAGTTGTGGAGATGCAGGATTTCGCAGCTGGTACCTCCAGCCGCTCGACTAAGCTAGTACACGGAGGGCTTCGTTACTTAAAACAATTTGAGGTGAAGATGGTAGCTGAAGTAGGGAAAGAACGTGAGATTGTTTATGAAAATGGCCCCCACGTGACCACACCAGAGTGGATGATGCTGCCATTTCACGAAGGAGGCAACTTTGGCCCGTTTACTACGAATATCGGATTGAGAGTATATGATTATTTAGCGGGTGTTAAGAAAAGTGAACGGAGAACGATGCTGACCCCCGAGGAAACGATTGAACGGGAACCGCTTGTGAAACGCGATAGGTTAAAAGGAGCTGGCTTCTATGTGGAATACAAAACAGATGATGCCCGGTTAACACTTGAGGTCATGAAGAAAGCGGTAGAGTATGGAGCTTTGTCGACCAATTATACAAAAGTAATCGATTTCTTGTACAGCGATGCGGGTTCAGTTGAAGGAGTAATTGTGGAAGATACGATCAGCGGAGAGACTTATCAAGTCGAGGCTAAAAAAATCGTCAATGCTGGCGGTCCGTGGGTTGATGAATTACGAGGGCTGGATGGATCTAAAAAAGGAAAAACGCTGCAGCTCACGAAAGGGGCTCACCTTGTATTTGACCAGAGCACATTTCCATTGAAACAGGCGGTTTATTTTGACACACCTGATGGCCGAATGATCTTCGCGATTCCGCGGGATGGAAAAACATATGTAGGGACAACGGATACAGAATATGATGGGGAGATTTCCCATCCTAAACTGACGACGGCAGATCGAGATTATATTTTGGAGGCCATTCACTACATGTTCCCAACCGTTGGAGTCACAGCAGATGATGTAGAGTCCAGCTGGGTTGGGGTAAGACCGTTGATTCATGAGGAAGGCAAAGACCCATCGGAAATTTCCCGTAAAGATGAGATCTTTGTGTCCGATTCTGGTTTGATTTCAATGGCAGGCGGCAAATTGACGGGTTATCGCAAGATGGCTCAATCCGCCGTCGATTTAGTTCGTGACAAATTAATGGAAGAATACGGGATCCGCTACTCCGATTCTGAATCCATTCATTTGCCGCTGTCAGGCGGAGAAGTTAACGGCTCTAAAGGGTTTAAGCAATTTAAGGAAGAGCGAATTAAGATTGGTGAATCCATGGGGTTGTCGAAGGAAGCTGCTAATAAGCTTGTGAGCTTATACGGAGCTAATGTCGATACCGTATTTCATTTGTATAAGGAAAGAAAAGCTGATGCTGAACATGCGCAAATCGACCCGGTTGCTTTCGCTCAGCTTGTAGTAGCGTTAGAGTATGAAATGATTTACAAACCTGTTGACTTCTTTATCAGAAGGACAGGGGCACTCTTCTTTGATATAAAGTGGGTGAAACAGCATCAACATGCGGTCATCGACTACATGGCAAGTGAGTTAGAATGGACGGCTAAACAAAAGCAAACGTACACGGATGAATTAAACCAATTGTTAGAAGAAGCTGTCCAGCCGGTGGAAATAGGATAG
- the glpK gene encoding glycerol kinase GlpK, producing the protein MMEKYILSIDQGTTSSRAMLFNHDGEVVETAQKEFEQYFPKPGWVEHDANEIWTSVLACMADVLTKADVEAEQIAGIGITNQRETTVIWDRHTGKPIHKAIVWQSRQTQDICNELREQGYNDTFRNKTGLLLDPYFSGTKVKWILDNVEGAREKAENGDLMFGTIDTWLVYKLSGKKEHVTDYSNASRTLMYNIYELKWDEELLNILGVPKSMLPDVKPSSEVYAHTVDYHFFGNNIPIAGIAGDQQAALFGQACFEKGMAKNTYGTGGFMLMNTGDEAVRSNNGLLTTLAWGLDGKVEYALEGSIFVSGSAIQWLRDGLQLIESSKQSESIAGEVNSTDGVYVVPAFVGLGTPYWDSEARGAVFGLTRGTKKSHFVRATLESLAYQTKDVVGAMVEDSNIDLKKLRVDGGAVKNDLLMQFQSDLLHVPVERPKINETTALGAAYLAGLAVDFWEDREEISKQWSMEKDFEPQMNEEESRDLYKGWKKAVEAARVFK; encoded by the coding sequence ATGATGGAAAAGTACATTTTGTCGATTGACCAAGGAACCACCAGTTCACGTGCTATGCTATTTAACCACGACGGGGAAGTGGTTGAAACCGCACAAAAGGAATTTGAACAATATTTTCCGAAGCCGGGCTGGGTCGAGCATGATGCTAATGAAATATGGACCTCTGTGCTAGCCTGTATGGCAGATGTTCTGACGAAAGCCGATGTCGAGGCGGAACAAATTGCCGGAATCGGTATTACAAATCAGCGGGAAACGACGGTCATTTGGGATCGACACACAGGCAAACCAATTCATAAAGCGATTGTATGGCAATCGAGGCAGACACAGGACATATGTAATGAATTGCGTGAACAAGGATATAATGATACATTCCGCAATAAGACCGGATTGTTGTTAGATCCTTATTTTTCAGGTACAAAAGTGAAATGGATACTGGACAATGTTGAGGGCGCAAGGGAAAAAGCTGAAAATGGTGATCTTATGTTCGGTACCATAGATACGTGGCTTGTTTATAAGTTATCTGGGAAAAAGGAACACGTTACTGATTATTCGAATGCATCTAGAACGTTAATGTACAACATTTATGAGCTAAAATGGGATGAGGAGCTGCTTAACATTTTAGGTGTGCCGAAGAGCATGCTTCCAGATGTCAAGCCATCTTCGGAAGTGTATGCTCATACGGTTGATTATCATTTCTTCGGAAATAACATTCCTATTGCCGGGATCGCAGGCGATCAGCAGGCTGCTTTATTTGGCCAGGCGTGTTTTGAGAAAGGAATGGCCAAAAACACATATGGTACAGGCGGATTTATGCTGATGAATACGGGAGATGAAGCCGTTCGCTCGAATAATGGGCTGTTGACAACACTGGCATGGGGACTGGATGGAAAAGTAGAATATGCTCTCGAGGGGAGCATATTCGTCTCAGGATCTGCCATTCAATGGCTTCGTGATGGTTTGCAGTTGATTGAATCCTCCAAACAGAGCGAAAGCATTGCTGGAGAAGTAAACTCCACGGACGGGGTATATGTTGTTCCGGCTTTTGTTGGATTAGGCACGCCTTACTGGGATAGTGAGGCGCGTGGAGCTGTTTTTGGCTTAACCCGTGGAACGAAAAAGTCCCACTTTGTGCGAGCTACACTTGAATCCCTCGCATATCAAACAAAAGATGTTGTCGGTGCAATGGTCGAAGATTCTAACATTGATTTGAAGAAACTTCGTGTTGATGGCGGTGCTGTTAAAAATGATTTACTCATGCAGTTTCAAAGTGATCTTTTACACGTACCTGTGGAACGTCCGAAGATCAATGAGACAACGGCGCTTGGAGCTGCTTATTTAGCAGGTCTTGCTGTAGATTTCTGGGAAGATCGAGAGGAAATTTCAAAGCAATGGTCTATGGAAAAAGATTTCGAACCGCAAATGAATGAAGAGGAAAGCCGAGATCTTTACAAAGGCTGGAAGAAAGCTGTAGAGGCAGCGCGTGTATTTAAATAA
- a CDS encoding glycerol-3-phosphate responsive antiterminator produces MINQRVLPAIKHMKDFEYLLKSDTEYIILLDTRLGLLKKLVKAGQKAGKRILIHVDLIQGLKADEYGMEFLGREVRPDGVISTRTSVIQRAKKYELITVQRLFLIDSQAIDHNVKIIKKAQPDFVEVLPGILPGMIQEIKDRLGVPIIAGGLIRTGDEVEEAIRSGVSAVTTSRKDLWEL; encoded by the coding sequence ATGATTAACCAGCGTGTTTTACCTGCAATTAAGCACATGAAAGATTTTGAATACCTGCTGAAGTCTGACACAGAGTACATTATCCTGCTCGACACACGTCTCGGGTTGCTAAAGAAACTAGTCAAGGCAGGGCAGAAGGCGGGCAAAAGGATCTTGATTCATGTTGATCTCATTCAAGGTTTAAAAGCGGATGAATATGGGATGGAGTTTCTTGGCAGGGAAGTACGTCCGGATGGCGTGATTTCCACACGTACCTCTGTCATTCAGCGGGCGAAAAAATATGAACTAATAACCGTTCAAAGACTGTTTCTGATCGACAGTCAAGCCATTGATCATAATGTTAAAATCATTAAGAAAGCTCAGCCGGATTTTGTAGAAGTTTTGCCTGGAATACTGCCGGGGATGATACAGGAAATAAAAGATCGGTTAGGTGTGCCGATCATCGCCGGAGGATTAATTCGTACTGGAGATGAAGTCGAAGAGGCCATCCGTTCGGGTGTATCAGCAGTCACCACTTCCCGCAAAGATCTTTGGGAGCTTTGA
- a CDS encoding acyltransferase, translating to MRKTQRYPVNEGNSLWHIYKTVPFFKVVKNFIVIQLARYMPFLQVKNWMYRTFLRMKVGDETAFALMVMLDVMFPEKISVGRNTVIGYNTTILAHEYLIKEYRLGNIAIGDEVMIGANSTILPGVQIGNGAIVSAGTLVHKDVPAGSFVGGNPMKVIYTKQEMDERNHPIETEVDNH from the coding sequence ATGCGTAAAACACAGCGTTACCCGGTAAATGAGGGCAATTCTTTGTGGCACATTTACAAGACGGTGCCTTTCTTTAAGGTGGTTAAAAATTTTATCGTCATTCAATTGGCCAGATATATGCCGTTTTTACAAGTGAAGAATTGGATGTACCGTACCTTTTTGCGTATGAAAGTTGGAGATGAAACGGCGTTCGCCCTCATGGTAATGCTGGACGTAATGTTCCCGGAAAAAATATCAGTTGGCCGAAATACCGTAATTGGCTATAACACGACAATCCTGGCTCATGAGTATTTAATAAAGGAGTATCGCTTAGGTAATATAGCTATTGGGGACGAAGTAATGATTGGAGCGAATTCAACCATTCTTCCTGGTGTTCAGATTGGTAATGGAGCGATTGTATCAGCAGGCACCCTTGTTCATAAAGATGTGCCTGCTGGTTCATTTGTAGGAGGAAATCCAATGAAGGTAATTTATACGAAGCAAGAAATGGATGAGCGTAACCACCCCATTGAGACTGAGGTGGATAATCATTGA
- the ppaX gene encoding pyrophosphatase PpaX translates to MSIRTILFDLDGTLIDTNELIIASFIHTIERYGKRPFSREEIIEFIGPPLKDSMQQIDAERVDELIDAYRAHNLSHHDDYVTAYDGVVETIQTLKEQGFRLGIVTTKMRQTVEMGLALTGLDHMFDVVITLDDVTHAKPHPEPIEKALKALGSQASEALMVGDNTHDIEAGQHAGTATAGVAWTVKGREVLDALEPDYMFTNMRDLLKITGG, encoded by the coding sequence ATGAGCATACGTACAATACTTTTTGATTTAGATGGAACACTAATTGATACAAATGAACTGATTATTGCGTCGTTTATTCATACTATTGAACGATATGGCAAACGTCCATTCAGCAGGGAGGAAATCATCGAATTTATCGGACCGCCTTTAAAAGATAGTATGCAGCAGATTGATGCTGAACGCGTTGATGAATTGATTGATGCATATCGTGCCCATAATTTGAGCCATCATGACGATTATGTAACGGCGTATGATGGCGTGGTGGAGACAATTCAGACTTTAAAAGAACAGGGATTTCGTCTTGGAATCGTAACGACTAAGATGCGCCAGACCGTTGAGATGGGCCTCGCACTAACAGGTCTTGATCACATGTTTGATGTGGTCATAACACTTGATGACGTGACACATGCCAAGCCGCATCCAGAGCCAATTGAAAAGGCTTTAAAAGCACTCGGCTCACAAGCATCAGAGGCACTTATGGTGGGGGATAACACTCATGATATTGAAGCAGGTCAGCATGCAGGAACAGCAACAGCCGGTGTAGCCTGGACAGTAAAAGGCAGAGAGGTGCTTGATGCGTTAGAACCCGATTATATGTTCACCAATATGAGGGACTTACTGAAGATAACGGGAGGATAA
- a CDS encoding nucleoside recognition domain-containing protein — protein sequence MYGILKRGLTKGLQLTWTLGKVIFPVTLIVTILQFTPVLPWAMNKLEPIMGWIGLSGEAAVPLVLGNFLNLYAGIAAIITFDFTVKEVFILAVMLSFSHNLLIESTVAKKVGVSWWFVVGVRLSLAFVSAFLINLFWKGGQEQAVYGFAPEQQAVPEGWTEIIIHGVQTALIGIVQLAFIVIPLMIVMQYLRESGWLTRFSGWVAPATRFLGMERNTSMTLVAGLTIGLAYGAGLMIQAVEEDGVSKKDMYLAVLFLVSCHAVVEDTLVFIPLGIPIWPLLLIRLLTAIVLTAAVGFVWNKLQRERKETTNEHTYNTF from the coding sequence ATGTACGGCATCTTAAAGCGTGGTCTAACTAAAGGTCTTCAACTGACATGGACATTAGGAAAAGTTATTTTCCCCGTCACTCTGATAGTGACGATTCTTCAATTCACTCCAGTCCTTCCATGGGCAATGAATAAGCTTGAGCCAATTATGGGGTGGATTGGTCTCTCCGGGGAGGCGGCAGTTCCACTTGTGCTCGGAAATTTCCTGAACTTGTATGCTGGAATTGCTGCGATTATAACCTTTGATTTTACTGTGAAAGAGGTATTTATACTAGCCGTCATGCTGTCTTTTTCACATAACCTTTTGATTGAATCTACGGTTGCGAAAAAGGTTGGAGTCAGTTGGTGGTTTGTAGTAGGTGTCAGGCTTAGTCTTGCCTTCGTATCTGCTTTTCTGATTAATTTGTTTTGGAAAGGTGGACAAGAACAGGCTGTTTATGGGTTCGCTCCTGAGCAGCAGGCTGTTCCTGAAGGGTGGACAGAGATTATAATACATGGTGTGCAAACAGCACTGATCGGAATTGTTCAGTTGGCCTTTATTGTTATTCCGTTAATGATTGTGATGCAGTATTTACGGGAGAGCGGCTGGCTGACCAGATTTTCTGGCTGGGTGGCTCCGGCGACCCGCTTTCTTGGAATGGAACGTAATACATCGATGACGCTTGTGGCTGGTCTTACGATTGGCCTCGCATATGGTGCGGGGCTGATGATTCAGGCTGTAGAAGAAGATGGCGTTTCTAAAAAAGACATGTATTTGGCAGTATTATTTTTAGTGTCCTGCCATGCCGTTGTCGAGGATACTCTCGTCTTCATTCCGCTTGGGATTCCGATCTGGCCATTATTACTTATTCGGTTGTTGACAGCGATTGTGCTTACTGCTGCTGTCGGATTTGTCTGGAATAAGTTACAACGAGAAAGAAAGGAAACGACTAATGAGCATACGTACAATACTTTTTGA